In a genomic window of Tenuifilum sp. 4138str:
- a CDS encoding aldehyde dehydrogenase — protein MKLEKRINAFVKLGQQLPVAVRDPNHPLGHNALTAQHINPWFTPENVICAVDSIAHEWLHTDKLEEWIKVYPEQYFNPDLKKNVGVIMAGNIPLVGFHDFLCVLIAGHKIIIKLSSKDGDLMGAVAKMLIDIEPAFGDCIQVSEGPIKGYDAVIATGSDSSVRYFDFYFRNYPSLIRGHRNGLALLSGNETDDELALLSDDIFTYFGLGCRNVSKLLVPEGYNFNRLIGSMSRWKNLVNHHRYANNYEYNRTILLMNQTPHLDTGFALIVPNEKLDAQVATVNYQEYSGINSAIDYIKVNDSKIQCVATQLSIDHSRRVQLGDTQKPKLNDYSDGVDTIEFLGTLG, from the coding sequence ATGAAATTAGAAAAAAGGATTAACGCGTTTGTTAAGCTCGGGCAACAGTTACCCGTTGCGGTTCGTGATCCAAATCACCCGTTAGGACATAATGCCCTTACTGCTCAACATATTAACCCGTGGTTTACTCCTGAAAATGTGATTTGTGCGGTTGACTCAATTGCCCATGAGTGGCTACACACCGATAAACTTGAAGAGTGGATAAAAGTATATCCGGAACAATACTTTAACCCAGACCTTAAAAAAAACGTTGGGGTTATAATGGCAGGGAATATTCCCCTGGTTGGATTCCACGATTTTCTGTGTGTCCTCATTGCTGGCCATAAAATCATTATCAAACTTTCGTCAAAGGATGGGGATTTAATGGGGGCTGTTGCTAAAATGCTGATTGACATTGAACCTGCATTTGGCGATTGCATCCAAGTATCCGAAGGCCCAATTAAGGGTTACGATGCGGTTATAGCAACGGGTAGCGATAGCTCAGTTCGCTACTTTGACTTTTACTTCCGGAACTACCCATCGTTGATACGTGGGCATAGGAATGGGTTGGCATTACTGTCGGGCAATGAAACCGACGATGAATTAGCACTACTTTCCGACGATATTTTTACCTATTTTGGCCTAGGATGCAGAAATGTGTCAAAACTACTTGTCCCTGAAGGGTATAATTTTAATAGGCTAATTGGTAGTATGAGTAGATGGAAAAATCTTGTAAATCACCATAGGTATGCCAATAATTACGAGTATAATAGAACGATACTGTTAATGAACCAAACACCCCACCTCGATACAGGTTTTGCCCTAATTGTGCCAAATGAGAAACTCGATGCTCAGGTTGCCACGGTTAACTACCAGGAGTATTCGGGGATTAATTCGGCTATTGATTATATCAAAGTAAACGATTCAAAAATTCAATGCGTTGCTACGCAGCTAAGTATAGACCATAGCCGGAGAGTTCAATTAGGCGATACCCAAAAACCTAAGCTGAACGATTACTCCGACGGAGTAGATACCATTGAGTTCTTAGGAACATTAGGGTAA
- a CDS encoding IS1096 element passenger TnpR family protein, producing the protein MIYKFRMLSDEDELFLRDFEVDADSTFYTFHKAIQENLGFDPGQLASFFLADEQWNKGMELTLIDMQNDTEMAAIPMDKVKIKELMCNRRERLLYVYDIFTDRSLFIELIDILEPNPAVKYPVCTASVGDAPIQLAEDFAFEEDIPLEEPNEIDDIFDEYNDEDGLGNLGFEDKDEW; encoded by the coding sequence ATGATTTACAAGTTTAGAATGCTATCGGACGAGGATGAGCTATTCCTGCGCGATTTTGAGGTAGATGCAGATAGTACTTTTTACACTTTCCATAAGGCTATACAGGAAAACCTAGGTTTTGACCCTGGTCAGCTAGCCTCGTTCTTTTTGGCCGATGAGCAATGGAACAAGGGGATGGAACTTACGCTGATTGACATGCAGAACGATACCGAGATGGCTGCCATACCCATGGATAAGGTAAAAATTAAGGAGTTGATGTGCAACCGTAGGGAGCGTTTGCTTTACGTGTACGATATTTTTACTGACCGAAGCCTTTTCATTGAGCTAATTGACATACTTGAACCCAATCCTGCTGTGAAATATCCGGTTTGTACCGCATCGGTTGGCGATGCACCTATTCAGCTAGCTGAGGATTTTGCCTTTGAGGAAGATATCCCACTTGAAGAGCCCAATGAAATAGATGATATTTTTGATGAGTATAACGATGAAGATGGGTTGGGCAATTTAGGTTTTGAGGATAAGGATGAGTGGTAA
- the miaA gene encoding tRNA (adenosine(37)-N6)-dimethylallyltransferase MiaA has protein sequence MSLPDKYLIVLLGPTGVGKTELSLKLAKHFNTPIISCDSRQFYREMRIGTAFPTEWELSQAQHYFIGHKSVAERYSCGMFELEALDLLKQIYLSNDFAILVGGSGLYIDALLNGIDDFPTPDPELRKMLQQQLKTEGIESLRHQLKILDPEYYNQVDLKNPQRVLKAVEVCLQTGKTFSSFLTAPKKERPFIPIKIGLTRPREELYERINKRVDQMIELGLVDEVKQLVGFRNYNALNTVGYKEIFQYLDGEITLEQAIELIKRNTRRYAKRQLTWWARDNDICWFNPDNQTEIIEYIERLCRTKN, from the coding sequence ATGTCCTTACCCGATAAATATCTGATTGTTCTTTTGGGACCAACCGGAGTGGGGAAAACGGAGTTGAGCCTTAAATTGGCTAAACACTTCAATACACCAATCATTTCGTGCGATTCCCGTCAGTTTTACCGGGAGATGCGAATAGGTACAGCCTTTCCCACGGAGTGGGAATTATCGCAGGCGCAGCATTACTTTATTGGGCACAAGTCGGTTGCTGAACGTTACAGCTGTGGCATGTTTGAGCTCGAGGCACTCGACTTGCTCAAGCAAATCTACCTTAGCAACGATTTTGCAATACTTGTAGGCGGTTCAGGGCTTTACATTGATGCGCTTCTAAATGGAATTGACGATTTTCCCACACCTGACCCTGAGCTGAGAAAAATGTTACAGCAACAGCTAAAAACCGAGGGTATTGAGAGCTTAAGGCATCAGCTTAAAATACTTGACCCAGAATACTACAATCAGGTTGATTTGAAGAATCCGCAAAGGGTATTAAAGGCTGTTGAGGTTTGCCTGCAAACAGGCAAAACCTTTAGCTCATTTTTAACAGCACCCAAAAAGGAGCGACCATTCATACCCATAAAAATTGGTTTAACCCGACCGCGCGAAGAGTTGTATGAGCGAATAAATAAAAGGGTTGACCAAATGATTGAGCTGGGTTTGGTTGATGAGGTAAAGCAACTTGTAGGTTTTAGAAATTATAATGCCCTTAATACGGTAGGTTACAAGGAGATATTTCAATACCTCGACGGTGAAATAACCCTTGAACAGGCTATAGAACTTATTAAGCGGAATACACGTCGGTATGCCAAACGGCAGCTGACATGGTGGGCTAGGGATAACGACATTTGTTGGTTTAACCCCGATAATCAAACCGAAATAATTGAATATATCGAAAGGTTATGCAGAACCAAGAACTAG
- a CDS encoding CBS domain-containing protein has protein sequence MQNQELANKRNSEIFLEVFTEIERSLKEICKDEYTTNFSDLLRKARSLNQVVNYYASDLKEFSQLRNAIVHTRRQNFIIAEPHPDVVQEVIHIKNLLQNPPVVKTVMKLNPYSVSPSASVKEVLTTFAEKGFMRCPVVENGKIIGLITAKTIARWLVNSSGIIDNTPVSQLLNYIDDDDYCIVSENTDVVSLIGLFNNSVRNGAYLQAALVTQKGKPDSLLVGIITPSDFPSIIGQLKVKH, from the coding sequence ATGCAGAACCAAGAACTAGCAAATAAGCGCAATTCCGAAATATTCCTTGAGGTTTTCACTGAAATTGAGCGGAGCCTAAAGGAAATATGCAAGGATGAATATACTACCAATTTTTCGGACTTGCTGCGCAAAGCTCGTAGCTTAAACCAGGTTGTGAATTACTATGCATCGGATTTAAAGGAATTCTCGCAGCTTAGGAATGCAATAGTTCATACCCGCAGGCAGAATTTCATAATTGCTGAGCCCCATCCAGATGTTGTGCAGGAAGTTATTCACATCAAAAACCTGCTGCAAAACCCGCCGGTTGTGAAAACAGTAATGAAGTTAAATCCCTATAGTGTATCACCTAGTGCTTCTGTAAAGGAGGTTTTAACTACCTTCGCCGAAAAGGGATTCATGCGATGCCCGGTAGTGGAAAACGGCAAAATAATCGGACTTATTACAGCCAAAACCATTGCGCGATGGTTGGTTAATAGCTCTGGAATAATTGATAACACTCCGGTTAGTCAACTTTTAAATTATATCGATGATGACGATTACTGTATAGTATCGGAAAATACCGATGTTGTATCGTTGATAGGCCTTTTCAATAATTCAGTTCGAAATGGTGCTTACCTGCAAGCGGCTTTAGTGACGCAGAAAGGTAAACCCGACAGTTTACTGGTTGGAATTATAACCCCAAGCGATTTCCCTTCTATTATTGGGCAATTAAAAGTTAAACATTAG